TACATCACGAACATCCAAAACTTCTGTTTCCGTAAGTAGGCCGTGAATACGCTGAGCTTCTTTATGCCAAATCACCTTTTCTTTTTCCCAGCCTTGAAAGGTGAACGGGCTGGTTCTAGGTTTTCTTATAGATCCTCGCAGTACTGTAGCGCCTGCTGCTTTGGCAGCAAGGCCGATAGCTACAGTATGCTCGTAGCTTTCTAGAGTGCAGGGACCCGCTATGAGCAGAGGATCTCCTTTCCCTACGACGACACCAGAAGATAGGGAGAGAAGAAAATTCGGATCCTGAGCAGAGTGTTTTAACGCGTTTGGTAGAGGATAAGTAGTCGTAAGAATAAGAAAGCGTCCTTTAAGTTAGGGTTGATTTTGCGTAGTTCCTCGGTTGGTTACTCTTGACGTATCATGAGCATCTTTAGGTAACAAACAGTTGTAATGGTTGTTTGTACGTAAGACAAAAATTTTAGCCCGTTGCTCTGGAACATGGTCCGTTTGGAAGAATCCATGAGTCGCCGCCAACGCACTGAGTTGTCTTACCGTTTGTGTTAAACTCGCATCGCCTAGGTATTGGCAAAGAGCTAATGAGCCTAAAGCTGACGAAATCGCACTCACATGCTCATCTTCTGCCTGAGTGTTTACGGAGTTAAATGTACGCATAAGCTCGTGGATATCCATAGTATTTAAATCATGAATAAAGGACTGGTATGCCTCAGGATATGGGTTATTGTTACGTACTAAAGAGAAGAGGAAAACTCGTTGTAGGTTGTTATAAGTAGTCAGTCTGTCAACATTTATCCAGAATAATGTAGTCCACGTATTGAGATTTTCTGTGATGTCCGTTTTCATGCGGATAGTTTGCGTTATTGCATAGGTCTTTAGCCTACTTGCCAACTCCGTATTCCCATCTAACAGCTGTGAGTGCGTTTGCAAAAAGCTGTAAAGTAGAACGTCGTTGGGAACGGATTGACTAAATGGCAGACTCGTTCTTTGCGGGGTGGTTTTATGGCCTACTGTATCCAGTTGATAAATAAATGCTTCCCATAAAATAGGGTAGGCTGTTCGTGCCTCCTGCAGTAACGCGGCCGTTTCCTCGGCATTTCCTGAATCCATGGTTTGGAAGAACTGGGTTCTCATATTGGGACAAAGAGACAAAGCACAAGGATCTCTAGATAGGAAGGATAATAAGGACTCAATCGTTTGTGTGGTTACTCGATCTCCACATGCAGGGGGTTGCCAGCAAAAAGCCCCAAAAATACTGCCTCCCAAAGACAATACACGGTAAGTGTTCAGTTGATTCCTCAAAGCTTGTTGTAAATGCGGTTGGTACAACAAGAGGATTTTCTTTGCCGCATGCGCTGTGACTCGATTTGTTAGTAAGGAAGGATATTGTAAAAGGAAGAAGAACATTTTTATTCCTTCCGCATAAATTTTATCCTTAGTACTTGTAGAAGCTTCTAATTGCAATCCACGAAATATTTCAGAAGACATCATTTCTGTATAGGACGCTGCTTGACTAGGATGATTTTGGATATGAGATAAAATTGTGTCTAAAGCGCTGCGTAATTCTGCTTCGGGGGTGCTTTGTGGTGTGCTTTGCATCAATTTAGCGATGAGCCTGTAGGTGTGACCTAATTGTAAAATCATATTCGAAGATCTAAACCCATCACACAGAGAGAGAGCCACTTCAATCAAACTTCCCGCTTGTTTTTGCGCCCAAGAGGCTTGCAGTTTTGCATTAAGAATGTCAGCGGCTTCTCCCTGCCAATGTAAAGCGTCCGCTAATGCTAAGTTATTTCCTATAATCCCTGCGAGTGTGGTTTTTGCCTTTGTTAGGAAATCTTGACATACCGCATGGTTTGTTGCGCAGGAAGGATGAGAGAGTAGGAAAGAAAGGAAAATGACAGGGGTAGGTAGGTGTTGTCCCGGCCTAGCTCGCCTTAGGGATTGAGTGAATTTTTGGTAATGTCCTTGAATTTCTTGAGGGAGCGAGGTGAGGATGGAGGCAGTGCTTTCCTCAGTAAGATCTCCGGCAGTCAGGGTAGCACTCACTGTATTGAGTAACTCATCCAGCGTCGTTTGGAAAAGACTTTCCTCCTGCTGTTTTTCCTGAGGCAGCTGTTGGATTTTTTGATTGCTGAGGAGTATTTGCGATAAGAACTCTAAAACTAGCTCTAATTGACTTGCAGCTCCAGTTATAGGTAAGACATCACCTCGGAAGATATGGTGTAAAATCGGACTAGACGGTTCTGTTTGAATAATCTTTTTCAGAGCTTCCGCTAACATCTCCGGAGCATCAATCATCTGACCTAAGATTAAAGCCCGAACGTTCTGTTCCCCTCCCATATTGGTTAAACGTGCTTCATCTAAAGTGTAAAGAGCCAGGTTACGTAAATAAGCAATGGCTCTAGGCGTGTGTATCGGGGAAAGAAGAACGTTATCGTAAAGATCTTTTACATTTCTTTGGGTTTGGCAGTGCCGTATCACTGTAACCATCTGTTCCGTCAGTAAACGATTTCTCGGCGATGACTGGGCAAAAGGTAATCGCATAATACGCTGAGCTTCCTTCTCGAAGGCTTGCGGATCCCCCGAACGCATTAACGAACACATCCAACCTATGTGGAAAGAACGGTAAAAGCAGTTTCCATCTCCGGGAACATCCACAGAGTAATAGTTGTTATTCAAGTAAGTTAATTGTGATAACAGTAAACGAGAGACGCGAGTGTTTTCATCTTGAGGATTGCCCGTGCGGCTAATGGTTTCAAGATCTTGCATCATTAAATGGAACGTCGAGCGAATGCTTTTAGGATAGGTAGCAATGAATAGAGGGTTCAGGATTTGCGCAGATGTGAGCGTTAAACACGCATTGTTAGGAGCTAACCCTTGTTCATTAAAACACGCCATAGCTTCTAAAGATTTATTATCCACACCTTGGGGTAACACCCCTAAGCTTTGTATGCGCTCCATAATTTCAGATAGACTGGGTAATCCGGGGAGTATAGGTTGTCGTTGCGGTTGAGGTGGGCGTAGAGTTTTTGTTTTGGGCTGAGGAAGTTGGGTAGGTGCAACAGGAGGAGGAATGGTCGGTTGTTGATGCGGTTGTTGTGTAACTGGTGGCGGGGGTGTGGTTGGAGGAAGATCTAATGCACTCTTGGTCATCGGCTGTTGACTTGGAGGGAGGCTGGGGCTTTCTGGCTGCGGTGGGCGCGGCGTGTCTGTTTCGGGCTGAGAGAGTTGGTTAGGTGCACTAGGGGGAGGAGTCATCGGCTGTGGACGAGGTTGTGTTGTCACTGTGGGCTGAGGGGTAGCCGCAGGGAGCCCTACAGAAGTGCGGGTAGTAGGACGTGGTGGCGGTTGTAATGAGCCTCTTCTTCGTGAAGCCTCAAGATATGCAGGTGAGCCCGCTGAAGGTGTGCTAGGCAATTGTGGTAAAGGGAGTCGGGAACTGGGCGTCTGGGGTACAACGGGAATGATAGGGGGTGGGGTCGCTTGTGTTGTGTGGCGAGTACAGTAGTGGAAGAGTAGCAGGAGACCCAAGGTCACAATATGCAAGAGCACATAGGCAACTAACCTCAAAACTCGAATACACAAGGGATCCTGTGGATTGACTTGGAGATGATAAAGATTATTTCTCCCTGGAGTAGGGCAGGAAGGGGGGGTAAAAGAAGATGAGCTCATAATTGAATTTTTTTTATATAGTCACATACCTACTCGCTTTCGATGTCAGTTAATTTAAAAGCATATTTCGAGTTTGAGATTTATTGTGTATGTAAAGTATACCATAATTTTAGTTATTATAGCATAGTTTTTATGAAACAGTGGATTTCTTGCCTTAGAATCTTGTTTTTCGGGTGTTGTTTACTCTTAGTTGGTTGCAATTCTTCTGTTAAGAGAGATAAAATTTGGCTAGTAGGTACGAATGCGACTTACCCCCCCTTTGAATTTATTGATAAACATGGAAACACCATTGGTTTTGATATAGATCTTGCCGAAGCCATTAGCCAAAGACTTGGTAAAGAATTGAAGGTGGTGGAGTTCTCTTTTGACGCGTTGATTCTCAATTTAAAGAAACATCGCATAGATGCGGTTCTAGCAGGGATGTCCATTACACCCTCGCGTCAAAAAGAAATTGCTATGCTTCCCTATCATGGAGAGGGCATCCATGAGCTCACGATTGTATCTAGACAGCCTATAAGTAAAGATGATGTTCTTCCTTTGTCTAAGTATTCTTCAGTAGCTGTACAAACGGGGACTTTCC
Above is a genomic segment from Chlamydia abortus containing:
- a CDS encoding membrane protein, with the translated sequence MSSSSFTPPSCPTPGRNNLYHLQVNPQDPLCIRVLRLVAYVLLHIVTLGLLLLFHYCTRHTTQATPPPIIPVVPQTPSSRLPLPQLPSTPSAGSPAYLEASRRRGSLQPPPRPTTRTSVGLPAATPQPTVTTQPRPQPMTPPPSAPNQLSQPETDTPRPPQPESPSLPPSQQPMTKSALDLPPTTPPPPVTQQPHQQPTIPPPVAPTQLPQPKTKTLRPPQPQRQPILPGLPSLSEIMERIQSLGVLPQGVDNKSLEAMACFNEQGLAPNNACLTLTSAQILNPLFIATYPKSIRSTFHLMMQDLETISRTGNPQDENTRVSRLLLSQLTYLNNNYYSVDVPGDGNCFYRSFHIGWMCSLMRSGDPQAFEKEAQRIMRLPFAQSSPRNRLLTEQMVTVIRHCQTQRNVKDLYDNVLLSPIHTPRAIAYLRNLALYTLDEARLTNMGGEQNVRALILGQMIDAPEMLAEALKKIIQTEPSSPILHHIFRGDVLPITGAASQLELVLEFLSQILLSNQKIQQLPQEKQQEESLFQTTLDELLNTVSATLTAGDLTEESTASILTSLPQEIQGHYQKFTQSLRRARPGQHLPTPVIFLSFLLSHPSCATNHAVCQDFLTKAKTTLAGIIGNNLALADALHWQGEAADILNAKLQASWAQKQAGSLIEVALSLCDGFRSSNMILQLGHTYRLIAKLMQSTPQSTPEAELRSALDTILSHIQNHPSQAASYTEMMSSEIFRGLQLEASTSTKDKIYAEGIKMFFFLLQYPSLLTNRVTAHAAKKILLLYQPHLQQALRNQLNTYRVLSLGGSIFGAFCWQPPACGDRVTTQTIESLLSFLSRDPCALSLCPNMRTQFFQTMDSGNAEETAALLQEARTAYPILWEAFIYQLDTVGHKTTPQRTSLPFSQSVPNDVLLYSFLQTHSQLLDGNTELASRLKTYAITQTIRMKTDITENLNTWTTLFWINVDRLTTYNNLQRVFLFSLVRNNNPYPEAYQSFIHDLNTMDIHELMRTFNSVNTQAEDEHVSAISSALGSLALCQYLGDASLTQTVRQLSALAATHGFFQTDHVPEQRAKIFVLRTNNHYNCLLPKDAHDTSRVTNRGTTQNQP
- a CDS encoding transporter substrate-binding domain-containing protein, giving the protein MKQWISCLRILFFGCCLLLVGCNSSVKRDKIWLVGTNATYPPFEFIDKHGNTIGFDIDLAEAISQRLGKELKVVEFSFDALILNLKKHRIDAVLAGMSITPSRQKEIAMLPYHGEGIHELTIVSRQPISKDDVLPLSKYSSVAVQTGTFQEDYLLSLPGVCVRSFDSTLEVLMEVGCKKSPIAVLEPSVAHVVLKEFPDVYTTTVDLPEDQWVLGCGLGIAKDRPEHVKEVQNVLEELRADGTLLKLEKKWGLH